CAAGCAGATCTATAAttctgaaaattgaaaaaaaaggatatCACTATTAGGTTGCAAAATTTTGCAAAATCATTGAATAAATGaggattttaatgtattttcaGATTGTGTATAAGGCTTTTGTATATATTGCTGTGAAATGAAGATTACATAACCTTCTACttcaaattgaaagttattggAGATTAAATTGTTATGCATTCCTGGATTCTTAAAAAAGTACTTACATTTGTCAATTGACAGGAAAGTGAAAGACAATGAAATATGCAAGAAGGAGAAGGATCAAAGGATATAGCAGCCAGTTCAGCAAGAAAATCAGAGGTATAATAATCACTTGAAGCATCAGTTGATACACCCTGATAGGAGCAACCCTTTATGATTGTAGAACTCTTCAACTTTTTCATTGCAATAGCACAAAATCTGTTtaatttttcctactttacagttgaatgatatatttaaagaaattgtgttgttAAAGGGTGTTCATTTCAAAAGCAACACAGGTTCCAACATGACCTTTGAGTTGCCAAAAGATAAGGATTTATGGTTCATATTGGTCTTAAAAACACATGAATATGCatgttcaaaaaaaattttgcaGAATTTTATTCAGCAGAAACtcatctttcctactttacagatgaatgatatatttaaagaaattgtgttgttAAAAGGTGTTCATTTCAAAAGCAACACAGGTTCCAACATGCCCTTTGAGTTGCCAAAAGATAAGGGTTTATGGTCTTAAAAACACTTGGATatgcatatttaaaaaaaaattgcagaattttattcatatgttGATATCTATGATCTGTTTCTgtgaattaaaggtaattttgTAATTACTTACCCTTAGAATAGTAACTTAATAGGTATGACATACTTTGCTAATGTGATTTGGTGTCAATATGGGTGTATCTGTTTTTAAGAATGCATcaaattctgaaaaataagaatttaattTGCACGAATCATGTGCTTTTAAATGCATTCATGCAAGCTTGCAATATATATGACCATGCTTGACTGATCTTTAGAAGTTTGTTGTTTGGTCccaaaatagataatattcttaactattgattaaaataataaacagcaattgatattttaaaagagaATATACTATAATCTGAATTTTATCAACACCTCTGTAATTTGTatgttcaatatttttttcattaacatAAAAAGTTTACTGTCATATTCTGCAGTGTCTGCGTGCAAAAAGACTAAAATTAATGTTGTGAAGCCAAGGTAACTATTAAATCACCTAATATGTATGCCACACTTTGCTAATAACTGAGTTAATGTTGTCATTTTGGTGTCAATATGGCTCTTTGTAGAAAGCATAAGCAAATTctgaaaacaaatattttactttgcATGATTCAATATGACGGTTTGTAGAAAGCATAAGCAAATTctgaaaacaaataatttacttTGCCTGATTCATGTGATTTTGAATACAATGATGCTTGCTTGGAATATCTATGAGCCTATATTTGTGAACCAATTTTCTCGCATGCATTCTTTGGAAgagaagtttgaattttggtgccctataaacaaaaaattagaaaatagaaacatatatattatattaaacttTCTATATTACATGTATTCTGTTTTGGTAAACGTACCAGCATATCATGAAATACTACTTCCAAGTGCTATCATTGTTGTCTCtagaattgtattcataaacACGGATGCAACAACCCTTGATGGTGGTGTTGTAACTTTAGGTAGAAGATTGTCCTGCAACTAATGAATGTTGTCATTGTTTGAGATACAATGCTTTCTGCtattgaaaagaaatattcaaaaatcagTGACTAATTTAAAGAATGTATGCAGTATTTAAACCAACAGCCTATTTTGTGCAGGAAATGATCCCAATAGATTGCAAATAGAAGTGGCAAAAAAGGCAAATCAATGAACACAAATTCTAAAATGAGGTCAGTGCCTTTTTATGAGAATCAACAGATCACTTAAATTGAATAAGACTGTGTATTAAGTTCAGAAACAGgaacaaataatttcattcattAGTTGCAGGAACTTCGTGATCCAGAATATGAATGAGAGATGGCACTCAAGATTTCACAGATGAGGTGCATCACAGCAATGACAAATACAGGTTAGAAAACTACCTTCATTGTGTTGTGCTGTGCTAAGTAGTTATGGAAACTTATAAAAACATAAGTAACATTTAGACATAATATGAAACTATaacagaaaaaaatagtgataaaGCAGAAATGGCAAACTGAATGAAATACCTTAAAAATAAAGACTGCAGATTCATAGAAgaatacataaataataaatgagcAGTGCTTTAAGTGAGAATAGatgaattaagaaaaagaaagattcTGAACTATTTCTGATGATGATTCTGCTGAATGATTTTGGTTGAGAGAGTTTAGTGAGAGTGAATGAAGGAGTGAGTGgaagggggtatttatagtgctcaccTCTTAAGCATGTTGTTGGAAAATTGTGCATGTTcccaaaaaaaacataatcatGAGAGACCTTCCACATaacaattattttctatttataaaaaatagtatctaataataatactccagACTTAAAATATTACAGATTCATGTCTCATAAATTTGGcctatttaatttcataagtCATCAATATTTTAAGGTCATTTAAGGCCCAATTCATTTCAGCAACTATTAACTTCACTTGTATTATATATAGGTGACTTgttgagttaaaaaaaaaaccaaccttaaaaatataatagccGCCTCTCACTCTCAACTCTtcagaaaaaggaaagagaaggaaaagaaaagcggcctctctctcttcactcTACAATCATTATAGAGAGAAGATAACATTGCAAGCATGGGCGGCTACAATCAAGACAAAGGTATGTAATTCTTTCTTTTCAAGTTATGTCATGTATCTATATTTGACAACATAGTCATATCTAACATACATGAGCATAATGTTGATGAGGTATTAGAGATTATAAGAGTCAGATTTCAAATACAATTACTAATCTTTGCAAATATTAATTCTAGAATGCTTTGCAAATCCTATcatctatttatataataagaTGTATTATTTCTCCAATTTCTTTTCACAAACGAATTCAatgcttagttttcaaaatatatatactactcccttgATAGGTTTTTCATTTAGTATGGTTCCTACTCTCTCCgtcgctctctctctctcttatttttcatgttctaaaattttaatttcattctctctttctttctcttttttttctttttctaaaattgtAACAAGCAAAATACTTTACGGAGAATGGAGAGATCAAGCATTTCTAATCACGGTCACAACTTAGCATTAAACACAAAAGGAAACTTAATTCATGTAGGCTTAAATTCAGATAACATTATCAGCATGTAGCCCAAATATGAAGATCTTTATGATTGAAGAAGGTCAAAGCTATAGAAAAATCCAGTCTTACAAGTAATATAGGTTCAAATATGTTTTCatcaaatatgaaaacaataaggacaaaaagcaaaagtaaaCTCGAATGCATGGAATACGCATTTGGTTTGGATCCTTTAAACAGTGGCATTGCGCATCAAAGTACATTCTTTCGGAATCAAATCCACATAGAAAAAGGCCGAATTTAAAACAATAGCACATAAAAGTATGGAAGAAGATGATATCTCACCGAAGGGAGTCCAgaatcaaatagaaaattgtCTCACCaacagaataaataaataaaaaaagatccAATCTTTCAATTGACTACAAATTCACGGAAATCTTCCAAGCAACTAAAAAGATAGACAATGAGGATTATCCATTTTCCCGCGATCTGGAGTTTCACCAATCGCATAATAGATTGTGAGATCAAACCAGCCATTGCTCAAATTACTCACCACACAACAGAAAAAGGATACGATAGCTCAAAATTAAGCAAAATAGAATGTCAAAAAGATACCAAACAGGAGGAAAAGATCAACATAAATTCGTTCTATCCAACTTACTTCAAATCTCTACGTTGTCTAATCCAGTCAccaatatcataaattaaacGCAGTCCCTTACCAAAATCGGATcgaggagaaaaagaaagatcTGGGACTCACCAAATTGTTGTGAAGAATTGGAAGAAAGAGAGGGAAGTAAGTGGAGATCTATATTTAGGAGCGCTTCCAATTTGTATAGCATATGGCAATGCAACCAACTGTAACCTTTGTAATCCAGatatcattattataataatactttataatttattataatgtttttaaGTTTCCTTTCTGAAGATTCTACTTTGCGTGATACTAAAGTCGGCTTAAACGTTTAACGTTTTTATCACAGCAACCGAAATTAGGATGGAAGAGCGTTGCTCTGTCAATAGCCCACGACAGATTCTGAGCTTCTCCAAGACCCGGGCGGCCAACGTCTCCTTCTCCGACGCCGATCACCGCTCCCAGACCGAATTAGGCGAATTAGGCATCTCCGGCGAGCACGGCCCCAAACTCTCTGAGGTTTATGGATTCGTCGGATCCATCACCACTGTTGTTTTTACAGGTCCAATTCATCTGCTCCTTTCGAATAATCACCCACTGTGAATAGTATTGTTACGTTGATTGtgcatttttctcaatttttgcTTATCGTGATTAATTTTTAGGGGTTGTGAAAACCTGTGGAATTGTATATTACTGTATGATGTATATTGTCACTAGAGTTTTAATATGCTGGATATTATTGAAGCATATTTAAGGATAAAGCGCCATTGGAtcgattatatattttcttgattgCTTGTGGCGGTACACATATGTAGATGGATTATATGGGGCTGTGATTGAAGATGCTAGATGATATGATAAATATTCGTGTGTAGTTTCTCATGTTTGTTGGAGCTTGCAGAATCTTGAAGATTAGATAATTAGAATAGCAGCTAACAGGTTCCTTTTACTCGCGCAACAGTCATATTCATCGTGTGGGCGTATGTTCCTGACCATTGGTTGCATTCTATTGGGATCTATTACTATCCAAGCAGGTTCGTGTTTTCATATGCTTGCTTGCCTTTGTTGCGGATTCTCTCTAAAATGCAATAATATGCTTACTCCTGCAATGATCATGGAAAATTTAAGGCAACTAAGATGAACGAAATTCCTCTAGTCTTGTTAAGTTCTATACTTTGTTTCCCAATAAGTTATGATAGATAGAGTGCATGtcaaaaatagaattagaAACATAATCGAGTTTCCTCTACAAACTTAAAGCTATCAGATTGATTAGTTTAGCAATGGAATTGATGAATAACACATTATGGCTACATTACCTTGGTTAATGTCTTCTATATAGCAGTACATGCCTTGTGATATCTTGAAAACTTATTCAGGTATTGGGCTTTGGCGGTGCCAACTTACGTGATGGTGACGATTGTGCTGGCCGTCACATTTTATATTGGCATGAATTTTATGTTAACTCCTCCTCCTACCTCCTTAAATATAATGTTTGGTAAATTTACTTCCTAGTTTTTTTCTTACACTGTACTTATGATATTCTCAGGTCCAGAATCATCAATAAGGATTGATAAAAATGTGTTCTCATGTAGCATCAAAGATAGTAACTAATAATCTGAGCAGATGAATTTAGTAGGGAAATGCTGAGCAGTGTCCCTTTAGTAGATGATGACGAGCAGCCAATTGAGCCTATATCTGACATAGgcattaacaaaattaacaaaatcatgTTCGAAAGCTTCAAATGAAGGTGTTTGATTTGAGTAGATCATTCTGCATGTATCTAAAGTTAGATTGTAGGactttctcatttttccaGTTACCTCGTAGAgtttatgaaacaaaattagacCAAGTGATTTGTGGTGAATGCTATTAAAGCTATCTCTATGTCTTTACCAtgtacttataatttaattgggtTGAATTATGGAGCTGAAGGTCAGTTTCCAGCCTGCCCTCAAATTTGATGATAACTTGTTGCTGCCTTGGCCTCGAATAATCAGCTTTGAGAATTTTCATTATAACAAATGAGAAAGTTTATATATACGCAAAAGTGTTACTATTCAAATTGTTATACTCCTACAGAAGTGCTGTTTTTGGCTTTTCTATGTTCTCTCTCACTCGCTTCTGCCGCCACAACCAGGTACCACAACACCACCACCAGCCACCATTCAATCAACCAGATCTGCTTCCTTGACCAATTGATGATGAGTCAGTGACAGAGGTTGCAAGTTGTTGGGCTGCTGTGGCTCCTATTGCATGTCATCCTCACTTGGCTTCAATTTTGGCATATCAAATTCTtggagaaaattaattttggtaaaGATCGGAAATTTCGTGAATTTTTAGGTCCAAGAGAATGTTATGTACAcagagaaaattaaaaatccaaaatttgttTATGCTTAAATTATTGAACATAAAATGGAGTTGTTCATTATTTCTATAACTTTAAATAAACTAGTATCACGCCCGTGCGTTGCACGACTCATTTTATCGGGCGTTGCACGactcattttatttctctcgtaattttttaagttgtgaacaaatttaattgagacacatttacatttatatagtaaacaaacacattatgaaaatataaacaattaatgtgataatataaaaaaatagtcaattacacagacaaaatataaataaaatcaaacattaaCAAAAGTTAACACAAGTACAATTTAATagtccatatttttatatattttgtaaaactTCTTTGTAAACAACATTAATAGAAAAATCACAAGTACCATCACCATCTTAattacaaactaaaatatttaatcctTCACGATCGAGAATTAAATTGTGTAATGAACTTGTCGGGGTCAATAATCACACCAATTATATCTACAAAAATACAATCTGAGTCAATGTTAATACacacataataataatgtaattgcaaagtagtagtactaaaaagTAGTACCAAAGAGTCGctcttcaactttttttttaacctACTTGATTAGATCAACCGTCTTAAACAATAAATCTTGGAAATTTTGTGGTCGATGACTTTAGATATACATGTTTTGGAGcacataataatttataatttataatttataatttataatttgaaataggAGTATGTACTCTACTTCTTCTTGCAAAAAATGGCAAATAGTAACAATTGCTagtttaagttttaatatggCCCGCTcagtaaaaaaacaaatgaaggAAGTTAGGATacagataaaatataaatacgtgaaaaataatactatacattatttttgtaaaatggaaaaatagcTCTGACCGTGagactaaaaaataaagcaaatttacatcacacaaaacaaaaaaactaaagAATGTATAATTACCACTTCTCCTAATGAGATTGAAGATATTGTTTATCAAAAGCTATATAATTTAAGGTCACACTGGTGAGACACTTCCTAGTCGAGcttcatttcattgcaatatagtgaccctatacactaaaaacccaaaccttgaaacctaaatcctaaacccttaactttaaaatatattcatcatGACCAACAGATAAGCCaaacatcaataaaattctcccTTCGTCCTATTTCGGTTTTACTTTGTTGATAccttattctattttgggggaaaaaaaataatttaataaaattgtgaaGAATATAAAAACTTAAATGAATCAAATTCATTAGCttaataaatcattaattgAGTTAACTATTCGATAAATTCAATaactttaaacaaataaataattaaaataattagaaatgaaCTAAGcaattaaaactaatgtaCGACGGCTTATTTATCatagaaaaatgagttagtaaaaAAACTATACGATGGTctattaatcataaaatatatggGGTagattgtaaaaaaaatacatattcattATGCCCTAAAATAATGCACTGCGTTATTATTTCTTCCCTGCGCAAAGAGTACTTCGCGTTTGTTCAAAGGTAAATATTTCTTATCTTCCCATTTTCTCTAAAGACGGAACTTGATAGCAATATGGCGACGAACGGACGGCTGGCCTAGTACTTCCTGAAGGCCATCTCGTAGCACTATTTCTTATCTTCCCCTTATCTCGTCGAAGCACATCAAACTGGATCAGTCTTTGCAAACTGTCGGATGATTGGCCGTGCAAGTAAATGGATGACAAACTTTTTAGTTAAAACCTTATAAAACTGGACAAAGATCTGTTTTGCAAAATCATTCAGACCAGCTTCACGGAAAACTTTTGAACTTCAAGCAAGACCATTTCTTGGTTCGGGTGTGCCTCTACTTGGATTATGGTACCCAaatgtcatatatttatagttcaACCAATATTTCATGACCATCATTAGAACCTCTTCATTTCCTCTGCTTTATAACCTTTGAACTTTCTCTAATAAAGCATTCATTGTTTTTCTTAACCGTAATTTAATGTGATGTAACGTGATTAATTGTAATCATTCACGGTTAATCTCCACTGTGAGTTTCCCTGTTTTACATCATTTATAACATTCAATGTGAGATGGGATATGAGGAAATGTTGTGGAAGACAGTTAACGGTATAGGAACCGTCCATAGATCCCACCGATTCAGAGGCCAGACAAACAGTCGGTTACTATTTACGATAATTtagccaacaaaaaaaatagttttatgtAATAATATCTAATTTATAATGACATTTCTATAAATTCCCCCAAAACTAAACCCTAAACATAAAATCATTTTGACTTCCCTTCACTTATGACGTGATTTTATTGCAATTATATaacatttatgataatttCCCTCAAAACTCCCATTCTATTTATgcatataatatcaaattattatccaaagaaaacataaaataaaaaattatttattaaaattaacaca
The sequence above is drawn from the Salvia hispanica cultivar TCC Black 2014 unplaced genomic scaffold, UniMelb_Shisp_WGS_1.0 HiC_scaffold_531, whole genome shotgun sequence genome and encodes:
- the LOC125199519 gene encoding phosphatidylinositol N-acetylglucosaminyltransferase subunit P-like isoform X2, yielding MGGYNQDKATEIRMEERCSVNSPRQILSFSKTRAANVSFSDADHRSQTELGELGISGEHGPKLSEVYGFVGSITTVVFTVIFIVWAYVPDHWLHSIGIYYYPSRYWALAVPTYVMVTIVLAVTFYIGMNFMLTPPPTSLNIMFDEFSREMLSSVPLVDDDEQPIEPISDIGINKINKIMFESFK
- the LOC125199519 gene encoding phosphatidylinositol N-acetylglucosaminyltransferase subunit P-like isoform X1 — protein: MALKISQMRCITAMTNTATEIRMEERCSVNSPRQILSFSKTRAANVSFSDADHRSQTELGELGISGEHGPKLSEVYGFVGSITTVVFTVIFIVWAYVPDHWLHSIGIYYYPSRYWALAVPTYVMVTIVLAVTFYIGMNFMLTPPPTSLNIMFDEFSREMLSSVPLVDDDEQPIEPISDIGINKINKIMFESFK
- the LOC125199519 gene encoding uncharacterized protein LOC125199519 isoform X3, coding for MALKISQMRCITAMTNTATEIRMEERCSVNSPRQILSFSKTRAANVSFSDADHRSQTELGELGISGEHGPKLSEVYGFVGSITTVVFTVIFIVWAYVPDHWLHSIGIYYYPSRYWALAVPTYVMVTIVLAVTFYIGMNFMLTPPPTSLNIMFGTTTPPPATIQSTRSASLTN